One window from the genome of Stigmatella erecta encodes:
- a CDS encoding 2-keto-4-pentenoate hydratase translates to MPMTNHPELARVLDRARLEAQSIPPLTRSLPDLTLKDAYAIQAEGIRLRQERGERVIGLKMGLTSEAKRKQMNLDSPVYGVLTQAMQVPAGGVFRLQGFIHPKIEPEVAFRTSRELRGRISREEALEACESVFAAMEILDSRYLDFKYFSLPDVVADNSSSSMFVLGTLERPLRELVLAQLGMSLEVNGAPVQSALSSAISGDPLLSVVQLCELLAERGEALPAGSIVLAGAATAAHMLHPGDEVRLTVEGLGSVSVSVTR, encoded by the coding sequence ATGCCCATGACGAATCACCCGGAGCTGGCCCGCGTGCTGGACCGTGCCCGGCTCGAGGCCCAGTCCATCCCGCCCCTCACCCGGTCCCTGCCGGACCTGACGCTGAAGGACGCCTATGCCATTCAGGCCGAGGGCATCCGCCTGCGCCAGGAGCGCGGCGAGCGCGTCATCGGCCTCAAGATGGGACTGACCTCCGAGGCCAAGCGCAAGCAGATGAACCTGGACTCCCCCGTCTACGGGGTGCTCACCCAGGCGATGCAGGTGCCCGCGGGCGGCGTCTTCCGGCTGCAGGGCTTCATCCACCCCAAGATTGAACCGGAGGTCGCCTTCCGCACCTCGCGCGAGCTGCGCGGGCGCATCTCCCGGGAGGAGGCGCTGGAGGCGTGTGAGAGCGTGTTCGCGGCGATGGAGATCCTCGATTCGCGCTACCTCGACTTCAAGTACTTCTCCCTGCCGGACGTGGTGGCGGACAACTCCTCGTCCTCGATGTTCGTGCTGGGCACCCTTGAACGTCCTCTCCGCGAGCTGGTGCTGGCCCAGCTCGGGATGTCCCTGGAGGTGAACGGCGCCCCCGTGCAGTCGGCGCTCTCCAGCGCCATCTCGGGGGACCCGCTCCTGTCCGTCGTCCAGCTGTGCGAGCTGCTCGCGGAGCGGGGAGAGGCGCTGCCCGCCGGGAGCATCGTGCTCGCCGGCGCGGCCACCGCCGCCCACATGCTCCATCCCGGCGATGAGGTCCGGCTCACCGTCGAGGGGCTGGGGAGCGTGTCGGTTTCGGTGACGCGCTGA
- a CDS encoding NAD-dependent protein deacetylase encodes MSALPVPPSPASAPSEVEALVHLMRGRRTAVLTGAGCSTESGIPDYRGPGTRARARNPIQHREFLDRAEVRARYWARSLLGWPRFSSAQPNAAHQALASLERSGHVQGLITQNVDRLHHAAGSARVIELHGALADVRCLSCRVLEPRASLQQRLLALNPGFLEHVVEFRPDGDADLSSEALHAFQVADCLHCDGPLKPDVVFFGDNVPRPTVEAAFALLEEADVLLVVGSSLAIFSGYRFVTRAAERRMPIALVNIGECRGAALANVVLEARAGEVLPLLAERLSQD; translated from the coding sequence ATGTCCGCACTCCCCGTGCCCCCGTCCCCCGCTTCCGCGCCCTCCGAGGTGGAGGCCCTGGTTCACCTGATGCGAGGCCGCCGCACCGCCGTGCTCACGGGCGCGGGGTGCAGCACCGAGTCAGGAATTCCGGACTACCGCGGCCCCGGGACCCGGGCCCGGGCGCGCAACCCCATCCAGCACCGGGAGTTCCTGGACCGGGCCGAGGTCCGGGCGCGGTACTGGGCCCGGAGCCTGCTGGGCTGGCCACGGTTCTCCTCCGCCCAGCCCAATGCCGCGCACCAGGCGCTGGCCTCGCTGGAGCGGAGCGGGCACGTGCAGGGCCTCATCACCCAGAACGTGGACCGGCTGCACCATGCCGCCGGGAGCGCGCGCGTCATCGAGCTGCATGGGGCGCTGGCGGACGTGCGGTGTCTGAGCTGCCGCGTGCTGGAGCCCCGGGCGTCCCTGCAGCAGCGCCTGCTCGCGCTCAACCCGGGCTTCCTGGAGCACGTGGTGGAGTTCCGGCCCGATGGGGACGCCGACCTGTCCTCCGAGGCCCTTCACGCGTTCCAGGTGGCGGACTGCCTGCACTGTGACGGGCCCCTGAAGCCCGATGTGGTGTTCTTCGGGGACAACGTCCCCCGCCCCACGGTGGAGGCCGCGTTCGCGCTCCTGGAGGAGGCGGACGTGTTGCTGGTGGTGGGCTCCTCCCTGGCCATCTTCTCCGGCTACCGCTTCGTGACCCGGGCCGCCGAGCGGCGCATGCCCATCGCGCTCGTCAACATCGGCGAGTGCCGGGGGGCGGCCCTGGCGAACGTGGTGCTGGAGGCCCGCGCGGGCGAAGTGCTGCCCCTGCTCGCGGAGCGTCTGAGCCAGGACTGA
- the radC gene encoding RadC family protein, which yields MERAAAMGTVEGAVSAGKGSVRARRSGQEEVRERLFRLGASALTDPELLSVLLVPGTRAKHLAEELVSGRGGLKALLHMDPLHLCARSRLGPVRAAQVLAALEFGRRAQRATERRPRLRTPREIHTYLAPSLGALRREVFHVLCFNPRNVLLADVRVAEGTMDTCLVDPREVYAAALHLRASALVFAHNHPSGDPEPSAQDVSLTVQLAEAGQLLGIKVLDHLVLGDGAYVSLLERGLLPGGEGCSRWDTAGGPG from the coding sequence ATGGAACGGGCGGCGGCGATGGGGACGGTGGAAGGGGCGGTATCCGCGGGCAAAGGGTCGGTGAGGGCACGGCGCTCAGGGCAGGAGGAGGTGCGGGAGCGCCTCTTCCGGCTGGGGGCCTCGGCCCTCACCGATCCGGAGCTTCTCTCGGTGCTCCTGGTGCCGGGCACACGGGCCAAGCACCTCGCCGAGGAGCTGGTCTCCGGGCGGGGCGGCCTCAAGGCCCTGCTCCACATGGATCCGCTGCACCTGTGTGCACGGTCCAGGCTGGGGCCCGTGCGGGCGGCGCAGGTGCTCGCGGCGCTGGAGTTCGGCCGTCGCGCCCAGCGGGCCACAGAGCGGCGCCCCCGGCTGCGGACGCCGCGAGAGATTCACACGTACCTGGCCCCTTCCCTGGGCGCGCTGCGGCGGGAGGTCTTCCACGTCCTGTGCTTCAACCCGCGCAACGTGCTCCTGGCGGACGTGCGCGTGGCCGAGGGGACCATGGACACGTGCCTGGTGGATCCGCGCGAGGTGTACGCCGCCGCGCTCCACCTGAGGGCCAGCGCGCTCGTGTTCGCGCACAACCATCCCTCGGGAGATCCCGAACCATCGGCGCAGGACGTGAGCCTCACCGTGCAGCTGGCCGAGGCGGGGCAGCTTCTGGGCATCAAGGTGCTGGACCACCTGGTGCTGGGCGACGGCGCGTACGTGTCGCTGCTGGAGCGCGGGCTGCTGCCGGGCGGGGAGGGTTGCTCCAGATGGGACACGGCGGGGGGGCCTGGGTGA
- a CDS encoding DUF3006 domain-containing protein, with translation MGHGGGAWVMAAVLGSGGWQVEVMEETRAQVVELDTGRARSVDRATLPREAREGDVVVDGRLDPELRARMAREVAEVRARRAVPAPPGLDLEGSPAPPLTDRREQ, from the coding sequence ATGGGACACGGCGGGGGGGCCTGGGTGATGGCGGCGGTGCTCGGAAGCGGCGGCTGGCAGGTGGAGGTGATGGAGGAGACACGGGCCCAGGTGGTGGAGCTGGACACGGGGCGGGCCCGGAGCGTGGACCGCGCCACCCTGCCCCGCGAGGCGCGGGAGGGAGACGTGGTGGTGGATGGCCGGCTGGACCCCGAGCTGAGGGCCCGCATGGCGCGAGAGGTGGCCGAAGTCCGGGCTCGCCGGGCTGTTCCTGCTCCACCAGGACTCGACCTGGAGGGTAGCCCCGCTCCTCCGTTGACGGATCGAAGGGAACAGTGA
- a CDS encoding aldehyde dehydrogenase yields MQKVLNYIGGELVPPTSQQWLDKPEPATAELYAHVPDSDETDVQRAVEAATKAFPAWSAMPAVERARLLRRMASTIQARMEAFARAESIDTGKPLAVATSVDIPRSILNLEFFADAVTQFSSEAHATDAVALNYTLRAPLGVVGCISPWNLPLYLFTWKIAPALAIGNCVVAKPSEVTPMTAFLLAQVCQEVGLPPGVLNIVHGLGAKVGAALSRHPDIAALSFTGSTRTGAEIARTAAPLFKKLSLEMGGKNPNVVFADCDFEEALATTVRSSFSNQGQICLCGPRIFVQAPIYERFKEALVARTRALKVGDPLEPGTEQGALVSQQHFEKVMGYIDLSVQEGGRLLTGGRRAKLEGRCRNGWFVEPTLVEGLGPECRTNQEEIFGPVASLIPFEHEEEVLAWANATRYGLAASVWTKDLSRAHRFAAKLHSGIVWVNCWMLRDLRTPFGGVKDSGVGREGGHEVLRFFTEPKNVCVKL; encoded by the coding sequence GTGCAGAAGGTCCTCAACTACATCGGTGGGGAGCTGGTCCCTCCCACCTCCCAGCAGTGGCTCGACAAGCCCGAGCCGGCCACGGCCGAGCTGTACGCCCACGTGCCGGACTCGGACGAGACGGACGTGCAGCGCGCCGTCGAGGCCGCCACGAAGGCCTTCCCCGCCTGGTCCGCCATGCCCGCGGTGGAGCGGGCCCGGCTGCTGCGCCGCATGGCCAGCACGATTCAGGCCCGCATGGAGGCCTTCGCCCGCGCCGAGTCCATCGACACGGGCAAGCCGCTCGCGGTGGCCACCAGCGTGGACATCCCGCGCAGCATCCTCAACCTGGAGTTCTTCGCCGACGCGGTGACGCAGTTCTCCAGCGAGGCCCACGCCACGGACGCGGTGGCGCTCAACTACACCCTGCGCGCGCCGCTGGGGGTGGTGGGGTGCATCTCGCCCTGGAACCTGCCGCTCTACCTCTTCACCTGGAAGATCGCCCCCGCGCTGGCCATCGGCAACTGCGTGGTGGCCAAGCCCTCCGAGGTGACGCCCATGACGGCCTTCCTCCTGGCGCAGGTGTGCCAGGAGGTGGGGCTGCCGCCGGGGGTGCTCAACATCGTGCACGGGCTGGGGGCCAAGGTGGGAGCGGCCCTGAGCCGCCACCCGGACATCGCGGCCCTCTCCTTCACGGGCAGCACGCGCACGGGGGCGGAGATCGCCCGCACCGCGGCACCCCTCTTCAAGAAGCTCTCGCTGGAGATGGGGGGCAAGAACCCCAACGTCGTCTTCGCGGACTGCGACTTCGAAGAGGCGCTGGCCACCACCGTCCGCTCCTCCTTCTCCAACCAGGGGCAGATCTGCCTCTGTGGCCCGCGCATCTTCGTGCAGGCACCGATCTACGAGCGCTTCAAGGAGGCGCTGGTGGCGCGCACGCGGGCCCTGAAGGTGGGAGACCCCCTGGAGCCGGGGACGGAGCAGGGGGCGCTCGTCTCCCAGCAGCACTTCGAGAAGGTGATGGGCTACATCGATCTGTCCGTCCAGGAGGGCGGCCGGCTCCTCACCGGAGGCCGGCGCGCGAAGCTGGAGGGGCGGTGCCGCAACGGGTGGTTCGTGGAGCCCACGCTCGTGGAGGGGCTGGGGCCGGAGTGCCGCACCAACCAGGAGGAGATTTTCGGCCCGGTGGCCAGCCTCATCCCCTTCGAGCACGAGGAGGAGGTGCTCGCCTGGGCCAACGCCACCCGCTACGGGCTGGCGGCGAGCGTGTGGACGAAGGACCTGAGCCGGGCGCACCGCTTCGCCGCGAAGCTGCACAGCGGCATCGTCTGGGTGAACTGCTGGATGCTGAGGGACTTGCGGACACCCTTCGGCGGGGTGAAGGACTCCGGGGTGGGGCGGGAGGGCGGCCACGAGGTGCTGCGCTTCTTCACCGAGCCCAAGAACGTGTGCGTGAAGCTATGA
- a CDS encoding RidA family protein — MSQDERIESKRAPEPVGLYPHARRVGNLLFLSGVGPRERGTKKIPGVELDGEGNIVSYDIEAQCHSVFRNVRYILEEAGSSWDRLVDVTVYLTNMKADFPTYNRLWAEYFQGNPPCRTTLEINRLPTPIAIELKCIATLGD, encoded by the coding sequence ATGAGCCAGGACGAGCGAATCGAGTCGAAGCGGGCCCCGGAGCCGGTGGGCCTCTATCCCCACGCGCGGCGGGTGGGCAATCTCCTGTTCCTGTCGGGGGTGGGCCCGCGCGAGCGCGGCACGAAGAAGATCCCCGGCGTGGAGCTGGACGGGGAGGGCAACATCGTCTCCTACGACATCGAGGCGCAGTGCCACTCGGTGTTCCGCAACGTGCGCTACATCCTGGAGGAGGCGGGCTCCTCGTGGGACCGGCTGGTGGACGTCACGGTGTACCTGACGAACATGAAGGCGGACTTCCCCACCTACAACCGGCTGTGGGCCGAGTACTTCCAGGGCAACCCGCCCTGCCGCACCACGCTGGAGATCAACCGGCTGCCCACGCCGATCGCCATCGAACTCAAGTGCATTGCCACCCTGGGGGACTGA